The following coding sequences are from one Streptobacillus canis window:
- the gatC gene encoding Asp-tRNA(Asn)/Glu-tRNA(Gln) amidotransferase subunit GatC, with translation MVTKEEVLKLAKLSKLSFHENEVEAFQKDLNDIFAHMEQLNELDLENVEPLYNILENEGKIYRHEPKVEMEKERFLKNAPKSDDNFIALPVIVGDGNE, from the coding sequence ATGGTTACTAAAGAAGAGGTGCTAAAATTAGCAAAACTATCTAAACTATCTTTTCATGAAAATGAAGTAGAAGCCTTCCAAAAAGACTTAAATGATATTTTTGCTCATATGGAACAATTGAATGAATTAGATTTAGAAAATGTTGAGCCTTTATACAATATTTTAGAAAATGAAGGTAAGATATATAGACATGAACCAAAAGTGGAGATGGAAAAAGAAAGATTCTTAAAAAATGCTCCTAAAAGTGATGATAACTTCATTGCTTTACCAGTAATAGTAGGTGATGGAAATGAATAA
- the def gene encoding peptide deformylase: protein MKLNIYVYEAPILRKKSEEVTEFNDELRATLDEMVETMRLAKGIGLAANQVGIDKRFFVLEIEDEVFKVVNPEIVKFGEEIVEFEEGCLSIPGIYKKVLRPETIFVRYQDENGNVIERELSDIESRAFQHEFDHLDGILFIDKISPMSRNLIRKKLEIMKKNSRPREF, encoded by the coding sequence ATAAAATTGAATATTTACGTTTATGAAGCACCAATTTTAAGAAAAAAATCGGAAGAAGTTACTGAATTTAATGATGAATTAAGAGCTACATTAGATGAAATGGTAGAGACTATGAGACTTGCAAAAGGAATAGGTCTTGCTGCAAATCAAGTAGGTATCGATAAAAGATTTTTTGTATTAGAAATTGAAGATGAAGTATTTAAGGTAGTAAATCCAGAAATAGTTAAATTTGGAGAAGAGATAGTAGAATTTGAAGAAGGTTGTTTAAGTATACCTGGTATATATAAAAAGGTGTTAAGACCTGAAACAATATTTGTAAGATATCAAGATGAAAATGGAAATGTAATTGAAAGAGAATTAAGTGATATAGAATCTCGTGCATTCCAACACGAGTTTGACCATTTAGATGGGATTTTATTCATAGATAAAATTAGTCCTATGAGTAGAAACTTAATAAGAAAAAAATTAGAGATTATGAAAAAAAATAGTAGACCAAGAGAATTTTAG
- a CDS encoding penicillin-binding protein, whose translation MSKLDRWFLKENNRKKVYFTAFFLFLFLVIVRLFFLQVLHKDFSFNIISPVRSYVKEVKAKRGSILTSDNLEIALDLEYQGIVIDPTLLKDRGEIEKFVNIIGNVISNIKVEETVAKIVELKEKGKKYYEFKDVLITVEQKDQIDELLKEARKKDKETFNSRFVYFTRKFKREYVNNSVFETIVGFLNKEENGVYGVEHKYDEMLKGENGQVTGTAPFSGSLAEYTLPYLIDEKVVKKAKDGDNIVLTIDSLLQYSLDDILKEAHQKFEAATTMGIVMESDTGKIVAMSSYPKATNKAEIKNHNITSLFEPGSIFKPLTVAIAMNEGIINENTLIHSDGYIKVKNRIIRDHDDSTKGTLPVSKIMVHSGNVGLVKISQMMKADTFYNYLPKFGLGKKTGIDTSYETTSNLMTQKEFTEVRRSNVSFGQGINMTQLQMLVALNATINGGNLITPQIVEKVVGSEGETVKEFEIHNKGKVINESVSAKIRSILEEVVSSGTGRGIQLEGYRVGGKTGTAQKAGPNGYEPGKYFSSFFTFFPADNPKYSILITVDEPHGQYYGASVALPLAKDILDKIIKYNNMLPSEKVVKNVTETEVVETKENRNKKINDIKNEFTANIMPNLIGITKKNLLELGIDKYAVNMTGNGKVVKQYPEAGTKIKPGDKIRLELQ comes from the coding sequence ATGAGTAAATTAGACAGATGGTTTTTAAAAGAAAACAATAGAAAAAAAGTATACTTTACAGCTTTCTTTCTATTTCTGTTCTTAGTAATAGTTAGATTATTCTTCTTACAAGTATTACACAAGGATTTTTCTTTTAACATTATAAGTCCTGTAAGATCATATGTTAAGGAAGTAAAAGCAAAGCGTGGTTCAATTTTAACTAGTGATAATTTAGAAATAGCATTAGATTTAGAATATCAGGGCATAGTAATAGATCCTACATTACTAAAGGATAGAGGAGAAATAGAAAAATTTGTTAATATTATTGGAAATGTAATAAGTAATATTAAAGTTGAAGAAACTGTTGCAAAGATAGTAGAATTAAAAGAAAAAGGTAAAAAATATTATGAGTTTAAAGACGTATTAATAACTGTTGAACAAAAAGATCAAATAGATGAACTTCTTAAAGAAGCTAGAAAGAAAGATAAAGAAACTTTCAATTCTAGATTTGTCTATTTTACTAGAAAATTCAAGAGAGAATATGTTAATAATTCAGTGTTTGAAACTATAGTAGGATTCCTTAATAAGGAAGAAAATGGAGTATATGGAGTAGAACATAAATATGATGAAATGTTAAAAGGTGAAAATGGACAAGTTACAGGAACAGCACCATTTTCTGGTTCGTTAGCAGAATATACATTACCATACTTAATAGATGAGAAGGTAGTTAAAAAAGCAAAAGATGGAGATAATATTGTATTAACTATAGACTCTTTATTACAATATTCTTTAGATGATATTTTAAAAGAGGCTCATCAAAAATTTGAGGCTGCAACAACTATGGGTATAGTAATGGAAAGTGATACTGGTAAGATAGTAGCTATGAGTTCTTATCCTAAAGCAACTAATAAGGCAGAGATAAAAAATCATAATATTACATCACTATTTGAGCCAGGTTCAATATTTAAACCACTAACTGTGGCTATAGCTATGAACGAGGGTATAATAAATGAAAATACTTTAATACATTCAGATGGATATATTAAGGTTAAAAATAGAATAATTAGAGATCATGATGATAGTACTAAGGGTACATTGCCTGTATCAAAAATAATGGTACATTCAGGTAACGTTGGTCTTGTAAAAATTTCTCAAATGATGAAGGCAGATACTTTCTATAATTATCTTCCTAAGTTTGGATTAGGTAAGAAAACAGGTATAGATACTTCATATGAAACAACAAGTAATTTAATGACACAAAAAGAATTTACTGAAGTGAGAAGATCAAACGTTTCATTTGGACAGGGTATAAACATGACTCAGCTACAAATGTTAGTAGCTTTAAATGCAACTATCAATGGTGGAAATTTAATTACACCTCAAATAGTTGAAAAAGTAGTAGGTAGTGAAGGTGAAACTGTAAAAGAATTCGAAATTCATAACAAAGGTAAAGTAATTAATGAAAGCGTAAGTGCTAAGATAAGAAGCATACTTGAAGAAGTAGTTTCTAGTGGTACAGGACGTGGAATACAATTAGAAGGTTATAGAGTAGGAGGTAAAACAGGTACAGCTCAAAAAGCAGGACCTAATGGATATGAGCCAGGTAAATACTTCTCATCTTTCTTTACTTTCTTCCCTGCAGATAATCCTAAATATAGTATATTAATTACTGTAGATGAACCTCATGGACAATACTATGGAGCTTCAGTTGCTCTTCCACTTGCGAAAGATATTTTAGATAAGATTATTAAATACAATAATATGCTTCCAAGTGAAAAAGTAGTAAAAAATGTTACTGAAACAGAAGTAGTAGAAACAAAAGAAAATAGAAACAAAAAAATAAATGATATTAAGAATGAATTTACAGCAAATATCATGCCAAATTTAATAGGTATAACGAAGAAGAATTTATTAGAACTTGGTATAGATAAATATGCAGTAAATATGACTGGAAATGGTAAAGTAGTTAAACAGTATCCAGAGGCTGGGACTAAGATTAAACCAGGAGATAAAATTAGATTAGAATTACAATAA
- a CDS encoding GntR family transcriptional regulator encodes MEFDNKYPIYRQLFEMFLSDIINGNLKPGDKFMSIREASSKFNLNPNTVVNAFKELEFQKIAVTKRGLGTFVTEDVEVLKKLTKKHSETIIDEFLNKMYALGYTKKEIINEIKERED; translated from the coding sequence ATGGAATTTGATAATAAATATCCAATATATAGACAATTATTTGAAATGTTTCTTTCTGATATTATCAACGGTAATTTAAAACCAGGTGATAAATTTATGTCAATTAGAGAAGCTTCAAGTAAATTTAATTTAAATCCTAATACAGTTGTAAATGCATTTAAAGAATTAGAATTTCAAAAAATAGCAGTAACAAAAAGAGGATTAGGAACATTTGTAACAGAAGATGTTGAAGTTTTAAAAAAATTAACTAAAAAACATTCTGAAACAATAATAGATGAATTTTTAAACAAGATGTATGCTTTAGGATACACTAAAAAAGAAATTATTAATGAAATAAAAGAAAGGGAAGATTAA
- the priA gene encoding replication restart helicase PriA has protein sequence MFYQIYVKKHINTYTYESDLPLSIGTFVEINFKNKDMIGIVIRETKEEEMGNFKIKKINRVMDDIVKVPESMLDLAIFINSYYITDFYASFKLLGPYEKMSYEKLAKIERKEISFKNSITLNENQQKAFDDILNSKENIFLLHGVTGSGKTEIYIKLIEEALKKDKSSIFLLPEISLSSQMVKGIKKVFGESVSLIHSKMTPATKVKEWMNIYSGNVKVILGARSALFAPVKNLGYIIIDEEHENTYKQEDNARYHSRNVAIKRAMQEGAKVILGSATPSFESYYLAKQGMFKLIELKQRFNNMELPEMEVVDLSNEKSMLSEKLLQSMKETISKGEQVILILNRKSHSVLVRCLDCKEKISCPKCSVNLRYSKSRNRLECSHCEYSRKMIDCCPNCKSENLEYLGLGIEKLEEELSELFGEENILRMDSSTMTSQKDFDKAYKEFSEGKYQIAVGTQILAKGFHFPNVTLVGVINTDQILSLSDFRVGEKTFQLVTQSAGRAGRGDKKGKVILQTFMPESNLINSIVNNDFEGYFEYDLHIRKLLNYPPFSRLVKIIVSDKKEERALKKIREIHSDVIKSFNDVSIIDKAPIFKINDDFRYNIYIKSNKNEISKNRKLLFSIKGLSTNTTRVLVDIDPVTTF, from the coding sequence ATGTTTTATCAAATATATGTAAAAAAACACATTAATACATATACTTATGAATCAGATCTTCCCCTATCTATAGGTACTTTTGTTGAAATAAATTTTAAGAATAAAGATATGATAGGTATAGTTATTAGAGAAACAAAAGAAGAAGAAATGGGTAATTTTAAAATTAAGAAAATAAATAGAGTAATGGATGATATAGTTAAAGTGCCAGAAAGTATGTTAGATTTAGCTATATTCATTAATTCATACTATATTACTGATTTTTATGCAAGTTTTAAGTTATTAGGTCCTTATGAAAAAATGAGCTATGAAAAATTAGCAAAAATTGAAAGAAAAGAAATAAGTTTTAAAAATAGTATAACTTTAAATGAAAATCAACAAAAAGCTTTTGATGATATATTAAATTCAAAAGAAAATATATTTCTACTTCATGGAGTAACAGGGAGTGGGAAAACAGAAATATATATTAAATTAATAGAAGAAGCACTAAAAAAAGATAAATCAAGTATATTCCTATTACCAGAAATATCTTTAAGTTCGCAAATGGTTAAAGGTATTAAGAAGGTATTTGGAGAAAGCGTGAGTCTTATACACAGTAAGATGACACCAGCTACTAAAGTTAAGGAATGGATGAATATTTATTCTGGAAATGTTAAGGTAATACTTGGTGCAAGATCTGCCTTATTTGCTCCTGTTAAGAATTTAGGATATATAATAATAGATGAGGAACATGAAAATACATATAAGCAAGAAGATAATGCTAGATATCATAGTAGAAATGTAGCTATAAAAAGAGCTATGCAGGAGGGTGCAAAAGTAATACTAGGAAGTGCGACTCCTTCATTTGAAAGCTATTATCTAGCAAAACAAGGTATGTTTAAGTTGATAGAATTAAAACAAAGATTTAATAATATGGAACTTCCTGAAATGGAAGTTGTGGACTTATCTAATGAAAAATCTATGTTATCTGAAAAATTACTTCAAAGTATGAAAGAAACAATTTCAAAAGGAGAACAAGTAATCCTTATACTAAATAGGAAATCACATTCAGTGCTTGTAAGATGTTTAGATTGTAAGGAGAAAATATCTTGTCCTAAATGCAGTGTTAATTTAAGATATTCAAAATCTAGAAATAGACTTGAATGTTCGCACTGTGAATATAGTAGGAAAATGATAGATTGTTGTCCTAACTGTAAAAGTGAAAATTTAGAATATTTAGGATTAGGTATAGAAAAATTAGAAGAAGAACTATCAGAATTATTTGGGGAAGAAAATATTCTAAGAATGGATTCAAGTACTATGACTAGTCAAAAAGATTTTGATAAGGCATATAAGGAATTTAGTGAAGGAAAATATCAAATAGCTGTAGGAACACAAATATTAGCAAAAGGATTTCACTTTCCAAATGTTACCTTAGTTGGTGTAATAAATACAGATCAAATATTATCATTAAGTGATTTTAGAGTAGGAGAAAAAACTTTTCAACTAGTTACACAATCTGCAGGTAGAGCAGGAAGAGGAGATAAGAAAGGTAAAGTAATATTACAAACATTTATGCCAGAATCTAATTTAATAAATAGTATAGTTAATAATGATTTTGAAGGATATTTTGAATATGATTTACATATTAGGAAATTATTAAACTATCCACCATTTAGTAGGTTAGTTAAAATTATAGTTTCTGATAAAAAAGAAGAAAGGGCTTTAAAGAAAATTAGAGAAATACATAGTGATGTAATTAAGTCATTTAATGATGTTTCTATAATAGATAAAGCACCAATATTTAAGATTAATGATGATTTTAGATATAATATATATATTAAAAGTAATAAAAATGAGATAAGTAAAAATAGAAAATTACTATTTTCTATTAAGGGATTAAGTACTAATACAACAAGAGTTTTAGTAGATATAGACCCTGTAACTACATTTTAG
- the holA gene encoding DNA polymerase III subunit delta gives MNYFISGHSARKIYMDKILNESTKNKMYFDENTVSEFLSELNAGSLFSEPTLLVLKNASKVKEISNVIKNVVSNTFSDKDVIIDYECNKENKKVKDLLTNFEIHEIIDEKQNNATLLNFIKDSLKCSSKDANNIIEIIGNDYHSLKNELEKISTYLNGEEFSFENIKPILSKNTNFFIFNLTEDILNKKMIEFPVKEHMALLASLTNDLEILYKLHLLEIKNINYNNFKEQYGSHQFFKSLNTYYVFKKIEFLKNFTKERILELIKLSFQTDLKIKSGLLPLEDGIETFILEILK, from the coding sequence ATGAACTACTTTATCTCTGGCCATAGTGCTAGAAAAATATATATGGATAAAATATTAAACGAAAGTACTAAAAACAAGATGTATTTTGATGAAAATACTGTTTCAGAATTCCTTAGCGAATTAAATGCTGGATCTCTTTTTAGTGAACCGACATTACTTGTACTTAAAAATGCAAGTAAAGTTAAAGAAATTAGTAATGTTATTAAAAATGTTGTTTCTAATACCTTTAGCGATAAAGATGTAATCATTGATTATGAGTGTAATAAAGAGAATAAAAAAGTTAAAGACTTACTTACAAACTTTGAAATACACGAAATAATTGACGAGAAACAAAATAACGCGACATTATTAAACTTCATAAAAGATAGTTTAAAATGTAGTAGTAAAGATGCAAATAATATTATTGAAATTATAGGGAATGATTATCATTCTTTAAAAAATGAGTTAGAGAAAATATCAACATACTTAAATGGTGAAGAATTTTCTTTTGAAAATATTAAACCTATACTTTCTAAAAATACTAACTTCTTCATATTTAATCTTACAGAAGATATACTTAATAAGAAAATGATAGAATTCCCAGTAAAAGAACATATGGCTCTACTTGCATCACTTACTAATGATTTAGAAATCTTATACAAACTACATTTACTAGAAATTAAAAATATTAACTACAATAATTTTAAAGAACAATATGGCAGTCATCAATTCTTTAAAAGTTTAAATACCTATTATGTATTTAAAAAAATAGAGTTTTTAAAAAACTTCACTAAAGAAAGAATACTAGAACTTATTAAATTATCTTTCCAAACAGATCTAAAAATTAAAAGTGGTTTATTACCTTTAGAAGATGGAATAGAAACATTTATATTAGAGATATTAAAGTAG
- a CDS encoding ABC transporter ATP-binding protein, translating to MNNILEIKNLNKKFSNKLVLDNLNLTLGENKIVGILGPNGSGKTTLLKIIAGLAKENSGEILINGMKPSTKTKAIVSYLSDKNFIDNSLKVYQALNLYNDFFDFDMQKAVRLLDEMKLDSKAEIASLSKGMKEKLFLILTLSRNAKIFILDEPIAGVDVITRDQILNLIIDNVFENSTVIVTTHLIRDIERIFDEVAFLKNGKIDKVYSVDELRESRGLTIEELYKETFGEGDINA from the coding sequence ATGAATAATATATTAGAAATTAAAAATTTAAATAAGAAATTTTCTAATAAACTAGTATTAGATAACCTAAATTTAACTTTAGGAGAGAATAAGATAGTTGGTATTTTAGGACCTAATGGTAGTGGTAAAACTACTTTACTTAAAATCATTGCAGGTCTTGCAAAAGAAAATAGTGGAGAAATACTAATTAACGGAATGAAACCATCAACAAAAACAAAAGCAATAGTAAGTTATCTATCAGATAAAAACTTTATAGATAATTCACTTAAAGTATATCAAGCTTTAAATTTATACAATGACTTTTTTGATTTTGATATGCAAAAAGCTGTAAGATTATTAGATGAAATGAAACTTGATAGTAAGGCTGAAATAGCTTCACTTTCAAAAGGTATGAAAGAAAAATTATTTTTAATTTTAACTTTATCAAGAAATGCTAAAATCTTTATACTTGATGAACCTATTGCAGGAGTAGATGTAATTACTCGTGATCAAATCTTAAATCTAATTATAGATAATGTATTTGAAAACTCTACAGTAATTGTGACTACTCATTTAATTAGAGACATAGAAAGAATATTTGATGAAGTTGCTTTTTTAAAAAATGGCAAAATAGATAAAGTATATTCAGTTGATGAATTAAGAGAATCTCGTGGATTAACTATAGAAGAATTATATAAAGAAACATTTGGAGAAGGTGATATAAATGCTTAA
- the gatA gene encoding Asp-tRNA(Asn)/Glu-tRNA(Gln) amidotransferase subunit GatA — protein MNKIYTLTGSEIAELIKEGKLTSVEATTAILNRIDEMEDKIGAFASVNNENALEAAKKADSSEKTSSLHGVPIALKDNIVSLGELSTSASKILDGYYGTYDATVVKRLKEANVVLVGKANMDEFAMGSSNENSSIKAVSNPWDLDRVPGGSSGGSAAAVAALEVPIALGTDTGGSVRQPAALTGTVGLKPTYGRVSRYGLMAFGSSLDQIGIIAKTSEDVAKTLEIIAGEDMYDPTTADVEVPKYSELLNKDINGLRIGIDKKFFDGLSSKIKESIEKALEVLVNMGATIVDISLDYAKYSIPTYYIISSAEASSNLSRYDGIRYGYRADADNVEDIYVKSRTEGFGKEVKRRIMIGSYVLSSGFYDAYYKKASQVRRLIKNDYQKAFENVDIIITPTTPTTAFKKGEKSNNPIEMYLSDIYTVSVSLAGLPALSVPVGFVDGLPVGMQIISNYFREDLILNVTHKYEMERGKIDYERV, from the coding sequence ATGAATAAAATATATACTTTAACAGGTAGTGAGATAGCAGAATTAATTAAAGAAGGTAAATTAACTTCAGTAGAAGCTACAACTGCAATATTAAATAGAATTGATGAAATGGAAGATAAAATAGGTGCATTTGCTTCAGTTAATAATGAAAATGCTCTAGAAGCGGCAAAAAAAGCAGATAGTTCAGAAAAAACTAGCTCGCTTCATGGTGTACCTATAGCCTTAAAAGATAATATAGTTTCATTAGGAGAATTAAGTACTTCAGCCTCTAAAATATTAGATGGATATTATGGAACTTATGATGCAACTGTAGTTAAAAGATTAAAAGAAGCAAATGTTGTATTAGTAGGAAAAGCTAATATGGATGAATTTGCAATGGGTTCTTCAAATGAGAATTCTAGTATTAAAGCTGTATCAAATCCTTGGGATTTAGATAGAGTACCAGGAGGTTCAAGTGGAGGATCTGCAGCAGCAGTAGCAGCACTTGAAGTACCTATAGCATTAGGAACAGATACTGGAGGTTCAGTAAGACAACCTGCAGCACTTACAGGAACTGTAGGATTAAAACCTACATATGGAAGAGTATCAAGATATGGATTAATGGCATTTGGATCATCTCTTGATCAAATAGGAATAATAGCAAAAACTTCAGAAGATGTTGCTAAAACATTAGAAATAATTGCTGGAGAAGATATGTATGATCCTACTACAGCAGATGTAGAAGTTCCTAAATATTCTGAATTATTAAACAAAGATATTAATGGATTAAGAATAGGAATAGATAAGAAATTCTTTGATGGTTTATCTTCTAAAATAAAAGAATCTATAGAAAAAGCTTTAGAAGTATTAGTAAATATGGGAGCTACAATAGTTGATATTAGTCTTGATTATGCAAAATATTCTATCCCAACTTACTATATCATATCTTCAGCAGAAGCATCTTCAAATTTATCAAGATATGACGGAATACGTTATGGATATAGAGCAGATGCTGATAATGTAGAAGATATCTATGTTAAATCTAGAACTGAAGGATTTGGTAAAGAAGTTAAAAGAAGAATAATGATAGGATCATATGTTTTAAGTTCAGGATTCTATGATGCATATTACAAGAAAGCTTCTCAAGTAAGAAGATTAATTAAAAATGATTATCAAAAAGCATTTGAAAATGTAGATATAATAATAACACCAACTACACCAACAACTGCATTTAAAAAGGGTGAAAAATCAAATAATCCTATAGAAATGTATTTATCAGATATATATACAGTTTCAGTTTCACTTGCAGGATTACCAGCACTTTCAGTGCCAGTAGGTTTTGTGGATGGACTGCCAGTAGGTATGCAAATCATTTCTAATTACTTTAGAGAAGATTTAATTTTAAATGTAACACATAAATATGAAATGGAAAGAGGAAAAATAGATTATGAAAGAGTATGA
- the gatB gene encoding Asp-tRNA(Asn)/Glu-tRNA(Gln) amidotransferase subunit GatB, with protein MMKEYDIVIGLEVHCQLKTKTKVWCDADANYDEKDPNTCISPVSTGQPGALPRFNEEVLDYAIKAALALNCDINKVSYFDRKNYFYPDSPKNYQITQYFKPYAENGYLEFKRNDKDVKVEIERIQIEEDTAKSIHTKHESILNFNRASIPLIEIVTKPCITNPQDAYVYLNTLKERIKYTGVSDVSMELGSLRCDANVSIKEKGSDKLGTRTETKNLNSFKAVVRAIEYEANRQMELIEKGERVVQETRLWDDEKGITRPMRNKEEAMDYRYFPEPDLPPVIINEERITRLRGEMPEFADEKLARFIGEYNMSEVDAGNLVTSIELANYFESLVKTSGEPKLSTNWMLTEVLRVLKEQYITIEEFSISSENLGKLILLVKDGTISSKIAKEVFELMLAEDKDPNIIVKEKGMLQISDEGEIENIVKQVIAENPESVQDFLNGKDRALKALMGQAMKISKGKANPKLVQDLLIKNMK; from the coding sequence ATTATGAAAGAGTATGATATAGTAATAGGATTGGAGGTTCACTGCCAATTAAAAACAAAAACTAAAGTATGGTGTGATGCTGATGCTAACTATGATGAAAAAGATCCTAATACTTGTATTTCACCAGTTTCAACAGGGCAACCAGGTGCTCTTCCAAGATTTAATGAAGAAGTATTAGATTATGCAATTAAAGCAGCTCTTGCTCTTAATTGCGATATTAATAAAGTGAGTTACTTTGATAGAAAAAACTATTTCTATCCTGATTCACCAAAAAATTATCAAATTACTCAATACTTTAAACCATATGCAGAAAATGGATATTTAGAATTTAAGAGAAATGATAAAGATGTTAAAGTTGAAATAGAAAGAATACAAATAGAAGAAGATACTGCAAAAAGTATACACACTAAACATGAATCTATACTAAACTTTAATAGAGCAAGTATACCATTAATAGAAATAGTTACTAAACCCTGTATAACTAATCCACAAGATGCTTATGTATATTTAAATACTTTAAAAGAAAGAATTAAATATACTGGTGTAAGTGATGTTAGTATGGAACTTGGTTCTTTAAGATGTGATGCTAATGTTTCAATTAAAGAAAAAGGTTCGGATAAACTTGGAACTAGAACTGAAACTAAAAACTTAAACTCATTTAAAGCAGTAGTTAGAGCTATAGAGTATGAAGCAAATAGACAAATGGAATTAATAGAAAAAGGTGAAAGAGTAGTTCAAGAAACTAGACTTTGGGATGATGAAAAAGGCATTACAAGACCTATGAGAAATAAAGAAGAAGCTATGGATTATAGATATTTTCCTGAGCCAGATTTACCACCAGTAATCATTAATGAAGAAAGAATAACTAGACTTAGAGGTGAAATGCCAGAATTTGCTGATGAAAAATTAGCAAGATTTATTGGAGAATACAATATGTCTGAAGTAGATGCAGGAAACTTAGTTACATCTATAGAACTTGCAAACTATTTTGAAAGTTTAGTTAAAACATCTGGAGAACCTAAACTTTCTACTAACTGGATGTTAACAGAAGTGTTAAGAGTACTTAAAGAGCAATATATTACTATAGAAGAATTTAGTATAAGCAGTGAAAACTTAGGTAAATTAATCTTACTTGTAAAAGATGGAACTATAAGTTCAAAAATTGCTAAAGAAGTATTTGAATTAATGCTTGCTGAAGACAAAGATCCTAACATCATAGTTAAAGAAAAAGGTATGTTACAAATTTCAGATGAAGGTGAAATTGAAAATATAGTTAAACAAGTTATAGCTGAAAATCCTGAATCAGTACAAGATTTCTTAAATGGAAAAGATAGAGCTTTAAAAGCGTTAATGGGACAAGCTATGAAGATTTCAAAAGGTAAAGCAAATCCAAAACTTGTACAAGATTTATTAATAAAAAATATGAAATAA